The Phaseolus vulgaris cultivar G19833 chromosome 10, P. vulgaris v2.0, whole genome shotgun sequence DNA window GTGGTTACCATGAAAGCTATTCTAAGGGGTTTTGAACTAGCTTCAAGCCTGAAGATTAACTTTCATAAATCAAAGCTAGCAAGCATAAATGTTGATAGAAATGCCCTTGTGTATTATACAAAGACTCTGAATTGTACACAAATGGGAGTACCTTTCAAGTATTTGGGACTAGAAATGGATGGAAACCCAAGGAAGAAACAATTTTGGGAGCCTATCTTAAGCAAATTAAGTGCTAGGCTCAGTGTGTGGAAAGGGAGATTTTTTTCAATGGCAGGGAGAATATGCTTAATTAAGTCTGTAGAGAGGGAGGAAGAGCAAGTTGGTTTCAAGAAGCTTTAGGATGAAAAATGGGATTTGgagacactacaagaaaaacgcgaattacatacagataatcaacattacatacggattaaaatccgtatgtaaaatcaacattacatacggattaaatTCCGTAtgtattacatacggattttttccGTAATTTTTGGCGCCATGGAGCGGgaatcaaaatccgtatgtaaatattagcaccataaaataaaattagcagTCAATGGGATTCAAAGCCAGGTTCCTTCAGCAATCCTTCAACAACCaagtaaaatttaaccactacaccaagcaaattctttaattttattatgatttttattatacttattattaataataatactaacaatattaataatattaataatactaacaatattaataatattaataatactaacaatattaataatattaataatactaataatactaacaatattaataatactaataatactaacaatattaataatactaataatactaacaatattaataatactaacaatattaataatattaataatactaacaatactaacaatactaacaatattaataatactaacaatactaacaatattaataatactaacaataataacaatattaataatactaacaataataataatactaacaatattaatgatactaacaatattaacatatgaatcacatttaatttatctataatctacttgaatctaaacataatttattatattgtctattagtatgaatcaaatttaatatatgtcatactcatagtcatcatattacctattacattaaaatcaactatcatattaattattattttacgatcatattgacttaattaagttcattataggtagttggttttacttgtgtgttatagtaaagaatattgtcaacaaacaatattatcttttaacataaaatgatgacttttacattaactattaattaaatctctaatacagattactagttagcatatcattatagtttaaactatattaattattccataaatctatgtaaaaagttgttactaaataaccctttctactaatatataaatcataatgacaaagtgattaaataatttataatttaaaatattttaaaaattatacattatatcaattttaatctaagtaagtaaatatttgaaaataagattttttttatcgacaaagaataaaaaaaattaaacaaaacattttaaggatatttcaatccttatacaagaatctcaaatcagaaaagaagtgtaagatacaagcacctatatagccatctaacaaaaacttcacaactacctataaaaacctatatttgaaaataagatatcaaataattttatattaatatatatatatatatataatatgaaagtaaatttaaatttaaccatgagttttaaaaaattaatgattaaataaagaaatatattaatcaatatatatgtatttatagtattaaagttatattaatattatataatttcttcatttttctctctatctatctatattcggataaaagtaatattactcaagtcaaataaaactactatacacacacaataaatatctaaatgtatatttatatcaaaattaatattaataatatgaatataatattgataatatgaatataatattaataatatgaatattaatactaataatattaataataatatgaataatatgaataatattaataaatattaataatattaataataataaatataatttattttattattattattattattaataattatattaatatgtataaattatattaatatgtataagtataataaaaatgataatatgaccaaagaacttgtctggtcTAGTGGTCAATGCTTCCCCTGGTCACTGGAAAGATTTGGGTTTGAATCCTGGCTGCTACAGTTTGCTTGTAACATTATTTGGGGCTTGGTTTCGAGTCCTATGGGCTTGTAGTGATAATAATAAGTGCTTATGGTGAATTCAGGGTATGAATCAGGGTTCATCTCTGTGAATTCAGCATATGAATGCTTAGCTAAGCATGCTAGAGGTCCTCAACATGACCTCTTCAAGTGCTTGtggaaggttaaagcgctttcTAATGTGATCACCATAGCATGGAGGGTCCTTTTGGATAGAATCCCAACTAGAATGTGCTTGAGTAGGAGAGGGGTGGTGATagtgataaataataattactaataatgaaataattaaaaaataatttttttacattacatacggataaatccgtatgtaatatccgtatgtaaacctgttttatatacggattttaggtcttacatacggattttgactgtatgtaattccaatttttcttgtagtgagataAAGCTAGattctgggaggatgtgtggTTGACAACCTTAACCTCAAAAGTTTGTTCCTAAGGATGTACTCGCTACCTTTAAATCAGTGACAAAAGGTGGAAGAGGTAGGTGTGTGGGAAGAATCAGTATAGTAGTGGAGCTTATGGTGAATTCAGGGTATGAATCAGGGTTCATCTCTGTGAATTCAGCATATGAATGCTTAGCTAAGCATGCTAGAGGTCCTCAACATGACCTCTTCAAGTGCTTGtggaaggttaaagcgctttcTAATGTGATCACCATAGCATGGAGGGTCCTTTTGGATAGAATCCCAACTAGAATGTGCTTGAGTAGGAGAGGGGTGGTGGTGAACATTACTATATGTGCAATGTGTCAAGCTATGGATGAATCAAGTCAACATCTAtttttagaatgaaaatatgcATAATGTGTATGGGTTTTTTGCTTCAGATGAATTGGTGTCTTGTTTGTTCAACACAATGAATTAAAGACCCACTTTGAGAACTTTCACCTGGTTCAGGCTAGTAGTAAACAAAATTTGGTATGGAAAGGTCTATGGGCAACTATAGTGAAGTGTATGTGGGTACAAAGAAATTCTGTTATCTTTAAGTAAGTGGTAGTAGATGCgaaagagatatttaatatgacaCAACTAAATCGTGGTTATGGATGAAGCATAGGGTACACTCTTTCAACTACTCCTTCATGGATTGTGTTTTGAATCCTCTTGAATGcattaaaagttataaataaatgaGAAAGGTTAGAGGAAGACGATCTGGGAGTTAGATGTGTCAATGGGATGCCATAGCAATTGAAGGCCTTGTTGGTCGACCTTTTGTCTCTAGGAACAAGGTTTTATGATGAAGACAAGGAGATTTGTATAAATGAGGGAGTAAAAAATTAAGGGTACTGGAATTGTGCAGGAACTAGAAAATAAAAGATGCTAGAGGTGGGGCAGGGGCAGTAGGTTGTTGTATGTGGTGCAGGGTATGTTCCTCAAATGCACTCCCAAATATTCACTGGTTTGCTCAAATGAGCAGTTATGCCATTATTAAGGTTTTTAGTTATctcaagaaagtgaagcttgTGCAAACATATAGAAAATTGTGACTGTGAGAGGTAGTAGCAGATGCTCACTTCATGAGAATAAAATGCTAATTGTTGCAGATCTGGACGAAAGCCTAGCTGGTGCTGTCAATGTAGCTCTTAAGTGGAAAGCAAACGAAATAGAACCAGATCTGTTAAGGGAGAGGACTTTAACACCGTTGTCCAACAGTAAGGAGGATATTAGAAAGCATTGCAGAGGGACTTTTGAGTTGTTGTGGTCTTTCCTGCACAAGCCTACATGGAGGTATAACAGAAGGGTGTATGGCTGCTATTATGCAGGGGATGTTGGCCGAATTCTGCCGGTGCAGATTCAGTGCAGGCCATTGCGATGTGGTGTTATGACTTTGTGCTAATTCTGTATGTTTATTTCTCCTGGTTTTGGTTATGTAATAGCTATTGTAGATGATTTTGTATTacactaaaagaaaataacaatttagtcaCCAAATTCAATGATTGAAAATACGTGGTCGCAATTTGCGACCGAAATAGCCATTGAATACCATTAGTATCAAATCTGCGACCAAAATAGCGACCGAGTAAATTCTTAATGATGTTAGTTAGTTTTGCGATCGAATCACCGACTGAACATGAGAGTGACAAAACCATTGGTCCCTAAAGTGGTGACTGTTTTGAATAAATTGGGAAAACTATATTTGCAACCGAAATGTTTATgttttagccaccgattttaTTTCGGTCCCTAAATATTATTGCTTATTTTTTGCCACCGAATTAGCCACTGAATATATTTAgttttagccaccgattttcttttggtcactaaatgtaattgtttatttttgtcaCCGAATCAGCCCCCAATTTGCTTATTTTTTAGCCACTGAATTTGTTTTGGTcactaaataaaattgtttatttttgtcaCTAAATCAGCTACCAAATACGTTTAGTTTTTAGCCACCGAATTTCTTTTGATTgctaaatgtaatttttttttattttaataataataatttggattttgaattttggtgaccaaCTTTTTTGCGATCGATTTCACCACCAAAATTTTCGTTGCTAATTTGATTTTCGAATTTTGGTGACCAAATTTTCTACAACCGATTTAGCCACTGAAATTTCGATTGCAAATTAGCGACCACTTTATAATCGCTAAAGGCTTTGTGACTAGGATTTGTGCTTCCATCTTTATTTGGTGACAATTTCGGTCGCATATATATTTAGCGACCGATTATAGTGCTTTTAACGATCGAATTTGGTGGTCACTAAAAGTGATCTTTTTTATAGTGTTACAACAATTTTTAAGGAAGTTGAAGCGTATGGGTAGAATTATATGGATGAGTTTTAGGATTGTTTTGTTATGTTCCAAGCCTATAGGTGGTGTGagccttttatttttttatttttttttaaaatatctgtAAAGTatctctttttattatttttattctttactgataaaaagaaacattataaatattatagaatggaattaattttttaaattttataatatcaaGTAATTTTACAATATACTGTTTTTTATCTCTGATTACTCACTTCTATCCTAGTGTACTCTTACCAAGTATATTGATTAAGAGTAGTACTAAGAAAATGTGACATTGACTATTAAAAggtaaataatttagaaatttttttgTCTAAAACATCAGTTGAATGAGACTGATTTGACTTTAAATTacttcataatttatttattttgaaagttGCATTTTTGGCAAAATTAGAATGGAGGTGTTGAAGGTAAGAGGGTCCCATATTACCTTTAATTGTGGTTCACAAGTTGGCACTAATAATGTGTGAAAGATAAGACACACTAATTTAtggagaaatatttttttttttaaattaggcATTCAAAATGTTCCCAGTGTTAAcgttatacattaaaaataaataaccgTTCATGATAACTCAAGATCAAGAAGCCACACACATTCATCCTTAAACACAAGCATATCCATGGCGGAGCAGCAAGAGAAGCTTCACATTGTGGTGTTTCCATGGCTAGCATTTGGTCACATGCTCCCATTTTTGGAGCTTGCAAAACTCATAGCTCAAAAGGGTCACAAAATTTCTTTCATTTCCACACCTAGAAATATCCATCGTCTACCCAAAGTGCCTGAAAACTTGCAACCTTTGGTGGATCTGATAGAACTCCCACTGCCCCGTGTTGACAAACTCCCAGAAAATGCAGAGGCCACTGTTGACATTCCTCACCACATCATTCCATACCTCAAGCTGGCTTTTGATGGTCTTGAACAACCTTTGACCAAGTTTCTGGAGAGATCCAAACCCCATTGGATAATATACGACTTTGCACCTTATTGGTTGCCACCGATATCTTCTAAGCTAGGAATCTCATGCGTCTCATTCTGTATTTTTAGTGCATCTGGTATGTATTCTTTTTCGGATttttttacaagaaaagaaagtGAGTCCCCGCGGAGCAAAGGTATTCCCGAAGAgcataatgaaaatgatgaATCGGGGGTTTCAGATATGTTTCGAGTCCTTAGAACTTCTAATGGTGCTCAAGTTATTGCTTCAAGAAGCTGCATGGAGATTGAAGGTGAGCCTCTCAAATTGTGTGAAAGTATATATAGGAAAACAGTGATTCCAGTTGGTTTATTGCCACCTTCATTACAGTTCAGTGAAGACAGCAATGATGAAAACTGGAATACCATCCTTAATTGGTTAGACAAACAGGAAAAAGGGTCAGTGATTTATGTAGCTTTTGGATCTGAAGTGACACTAAGTGATGAGGACTTCACTGAAATTACTATGGGAATAGAAATGTCTGGTTTTCCTTTTTTTTGGGTTCTGAAGAAGCAAAACACCTCTAGCGTTGAGTTGCAGGATGTGGTTGTGAATAACTCAGGAAAGGGTATGGTGTGGACAACATGGGCCCCACAGATGAGGATTTTATCACACAAGTCTATTGGGGGGTTCCTGACTCACTGTGGTTGGAGTTCAGTGATTGAGAGTCTTCAAATTGGGTGTCCACTTGTTATGTTGCCCTTCCAAAATGAACAATTTATAGTTGCTAGGCTTATGGAGGAGAAAAAGGTAGGGTTCAAAGTAGAGAGAAATGAGCATCATGGGAAGTTCACAAGGGAATCATTGGCCATAGCATTGAGATCAGTGATGTTGGAAGAAACTTATAGAAGTGAAGCACAGGAGATGAGTAAGATATTTGGGGACAAAGAACTGCACCAAAAATACATTGATCACTTTGTTGATTACATGGAAATCCATAGGCCTACCATGAAAGATTAGTTTTCTGCCATGAAGGATTATTTGTAATTGAAGCATAAGTTTTAACGTTGTTTGTTATTGGTTGTGTTGATTAGTGGTGCATTTGTGATGTCTAGAAATGTTTGAGTTTcccttttgaaacaaaaaatttaaatcgaTTGAAAGATTATCCTCTGAGAATGAACTGGAATACCTTGTTCTATTTTGAAGATTGAACTGAAAAAGATAGGCATCCAATCCGTGGAATACATAGACGTGAAGTTGTTTTGTGATAAACACACATATGCATCTCCAAATGATTCACAATCAGTAATAAAAGCAACTTTGAACAAATggaaataataatatatcttAACACATCAAAATATTAGTTTCCTAACCAAATCAAAGCAAAGAAACCAAGCAAGTAAGGCTTTTCCATTCCACCACTTTGAATATATGCAAATAGCTAATCCTATGAACAGCAATAGCCAGTTTCAATAAAGGTAAAAAACAAAGATATGCACATTTTTTAAGTCTGGTATGAGGTGTTAGCTGAGATTTCAATGTCGCATTCAATAGTGTATATATCTGACAAGAAATGTCCTTTTGCTTTATCTTCAGATTTTTCAGCCCACTTGCAATGGTTTAGTTTGGATTATGATAGCC harbors:
- the LOC137819412 gene encoding putative UDP-rhamnose:rhamnosyltransferase 1, which encodes MAEQQEKLHIVVFPWLAFGHMLPFLELAKLIAQKGHKISFISTPRNIHRLPKVPENLQPLVDLIELPLPRVDKLPENAEATVDIPHHIIPYLKLAFDGLEQPLTKFLERSKPHWIIYDFAPYWLPPISSKLGISCVSFCIFSASGMYSFSDFFTRKESESPRSKGIPEEHNENDESGVSDMFRVLRTSNGAQVIASRSCMEIEGEPLKLCESIYRKTVIPVGLLPPSLQFSEDSNDENWNTILNWLDKQEKGSVIYVAFGSEVTLSDEDFTEITMGIEMSGFPFFWVLKKQNTSSVELQDVVVNNSGKGMVWTTWAPQMRILSHKSIGGFLTHCGWSSVIESLQIGCPLVMLPFQNEQFIVARLMEEKKVGFKVERNEHHGKFTRESLAIALRSVMLEETYRSEAQEMSKIFGDKELHQKYIDHFVDYMEIHRPTMKD